One Azospirillum sp. TSA2s genomic region harbors:
- the kdsA gene encoding 3-deoxy-8-phosphooctulonate synthase: MTTPRPVQIGDLTVANDRPFVLIAGPCQMESRDHAMETASALVEMTRALGMGLIYKSSFDKANRTSITTARGLGMDKALPIFAEIRERFGCPVITDVHESTQCAPVAEAVDVLQIPAFLCRQTDLLIAAAETGRAVNVKKGQFLAPWDMKNVAAKLVASGNERVLLCERGASFGYNTLVSDMRSLPIMAETGFPVVFDATHSVQQPGGQGTTSGGQREFVPVLARAAIAVGVAAVFMETHENPDCAPSDGPNMVPLKDMPALLAKLQAFDRLAKS, from the coding sequence ATGACCACGCCGCGCCCTGTCCAGATCGGCGACCTGACCGTTGCCAACGACCGTCCCTTCGTCCTGATCGCCGGCCCCTGCCAGATGGAAAGCCGCGACCATGCGATGGAGACCGCGTCCGCGCTGGTGGAGATGACCAGGGCGCTGGGCATGGGGCTGATCTACAAGTCGAGCTTCGACAAGGCCAACCGCACCTCGATCACCACTGCGCGCGGCCTGGGCATGGACAAGGCGCTGCCGATCTTCGCGGAAATCCGCGAGCGCTTCGGCTGCCCGGTCATCACCGACGTGCATGAATCGACCCAGTGTGCTCCCGTCGCCGAGGCGGTGGACGTGCTGCAGATCCCCGCCTTCCTCTGCCGCCAGACCGACCTGCTGATCGCCGCCGCCGAAACCGGACGCGCGGTGAACGTCAAGAAGGGCCAGTTCCTGGCGCCGTGGGACATGAAGAACGTCGCCGCCAAGCTGGTCGCCTCGGGCAACGAGCGCGTCCTTTTGTGCGAGCGTGGCGCCAGCTTCGGCTACAACACGCTGGTGTCGGACATGCGTTCCCTGCCGATCATGGCGGAGACCGGCTTCCCGGTGGTGTTCGACGCCACCCACTCCGTCCAGCAGCCGGGCGGGCAGGGCACCACGTCGGGCGGCCAGCGCGAGTTCGTGCCGGTCCTGGCCCGTGCCGCCATCGCGGTCGGCGTCGCCGCCGTCTTCATGGAGACGCACGAGAACCCCGATTGCGCCCCCAGCGACGGGCCGAACATGGTCCCGCTGAAGGACATGCCGGCCCTGCTGGCGAAGCTCCAGGCCTTCGACCGTCTGGCGAAGTCCTAA
- a CDS encoding CTP synthase, translating into MTRYIFITGGVVSSLGKGLASAALGALLQARGYKVRLRKLDPYLNVDPGTMSPYQHGEVFVTDDGAETDLDLGHYERFTGVSARKGDNITTGRIYSTVIAKERRGDYLGGTVQVIPHITDEIKEFIRADATDEDFVLIEIGGTVGDIESLPFLEAIRQFGNEVGQENVLYIHLTLLPYIPTAGELKTKPTQHSVKELLSVGIQANILLCRADRPIPENERKKIALFCNIRPERVIAALDVDSIYQVPISYHEEGFDTQVLSYFGLPIDKEPDLSRWTRIMERVRKPQGEVTIAVVGKYISLLDSYKSLAEALTHGGIANNVKVNLDWIDSEIFEDDDAAVKRLENVHGILVPGGFGSRGTEGKIRAAQFARERKVPYFGICFGMQMAVIEAARNMAKIEDAGSTELGKPGNPVVGLMTEWMRGNTLERRAEVGDLGGTMRLGAYPAKLLEGSKVAEVYGTTDISERHRHRYEVNVYYKERLERCGMKFSGLSPDGELPEIVEIPDHPWFIGVQFHPELKSKPFEPHPLFTAFIKAAIDQSRLV; encoded by the coding sequence ATGACTCGCTACATCTTCATCACCGGTGGCGTCGTTTCTTCGCTGGGCAAAGGTCTGGCATCGGCGGCGCTTGGGGCGCTTCTCCAGGCGCGCGGCTACAAGGTGCGGCTGCGCAAGCTGGATCCGTACCTGAACGTCGATCCCGGCACGATGAGCCCCTATCAGCACGGCGAGGTCTTCGTGACCGACGACGGGGCTGAAACGGACCTGGATCTCGGCCACTACGAGCGCTTCACCGGCGTGTCGGCCCGCAAGGGCGACAACATCACCACCGGCCGCATCTACTCCACCGTGATCGCGAAGGAGCGTCGCGGCGATTACCTGGGCGGCACCGTCCAGGTCATTCCGCACATCACCGACGAGATCAAGGAGTTCATCCGCGCCGACGCCACCGACGAGGACTTCGTCCTGATCGAGATCGGCGGCACGGTGGGCGATATCGAGTCGCTGCCCTTCCTGGAGGCGATCCGCCAGTTCGGCAACGAGGTCGGGCAGGAGAACGTCCTCTACATCCACCTGACCCTGCTGCCCTACATTCCGACGGCCGGCGAGCTGAAGACCAAGCCGACCCAGCATTCGGTGAAGGAGCTGCTGAGCGTCGGCATCCAGGCCAACATCCTGCTGTGCCGCGCCGACCGTCCGATTCCGGAGAACGAGCGCAAGAAGATCGCGCTGTTCTGCAACATCCGTCCGGAGCGGGTGATCGCGGCGCTGGACGTCGATTCGATCTATCAGGTGCCGATCAGCTATCACGAGGAAGGCTTCGACACCCAGGTCCTGAGCTATTTCGGCCTGCCGATCGACAAGGAGCCGGACCTGTCGCGCTGGACCCGCATCATGGAGCGGGTGCGCAAGCCGCAGGGCGAGGTCACCATCGCAGTGGTCGGCAAGTACATCAGCCTGCTCGACAGCTACAAGTCGCTGGCCGAGGCGCTGACCCACGGCGGAATCGCCAACAACGTCAAGGTCAACCTCGACTGGATCGATTCGGAGATCTTCGAGGACGACGACGCGGCGGTGAAGCGGCTGGAGAACGTCCATGGCATCCTGGTGCCGGGCGGCTTCGGTTCCCGCGGGACGGAAGGCAAGATCCGGGCGGCCCAGTTCGCGCGTGAGCGCAAGGTGCCGTACTTCGGCATCTGCTTCGGCATGCAGATGGCGGTGATCGAAGCCGCCCGCAACATGGCGAAGATCGAGGATGCCGGCTCCACCGAGCTGGGCAAGCCGGGCAACCCGGTCGTCGGCCTGATGACGGAGTGGATGCGCGGCAACACGCTGGAGCGTCGTGCCGAGGTCGGCGATCTGGGCGGTACCATGCGGCTCGGCGCCTACCCCGCCAAGCTGCTGGAGGGCAGCAAGGTCGCCGAGGTCTACGGCACCACCGACATCTCCGAACGGCACCGTCACCGCTATGAGGTGAACGTGTACTACAAGGAGCGTCTGGAGCGTTGCGGCATGAAGTTCAGCGGTCTGTCGCCGGACGGGGAACTGCCGGAGATCGTCGAGATCCCCGACCATCCCTGGTTCATCGGCGTGCAGTTCCACCCGGAACTGAAGTCCAAGCCGTTCGAGCCGCACCCGCTGTTCACCGCCTTCATCAAGGCGGCCATCGACCAGAGCCGGTTGGTCTGA
- a CDS encoding autotransporter domain-containing protein, whose product MYRVRIAALATCLTALSAVPAVAADYSSTIFFGDSLTDSGAFQSLLPFGGKFTTNPGPVWAENLAGALGTSATTAARGGTDYAVGGARVNTSVGVPATGPTALAPSVATQVSGYLASTGGRADPNALYTVWGGANDIFAALNNPATAQATVTQAAGDLVTQVARLRAAGARTILVPTVPDIGSTPFGQAQGATAAAQITQLVSGYNQLVTLGLANAGVSVIPIDTYSLLRAAVANPASFGFANVTGTACTTSSSLLCTSASLVAPNAAQSYLFADGVHPTTAGHRAVSDFVLNALTAPGNVAQLAESPIHTRDRLTATILAQAATSLWSRKLGTTGAWVSGGVGRLTSDRTGDPGIGGQAEVRGTPLSVSVGIDKRFTENLLLGVAGTASHYRGSFSTGGDYKQREYVLSGYGVYRMGGAFVNGVGSIGFADYDLRRGVTINGTDHSTGGSTEGINASIGAEGGYEFTMGGLTHGPVLGLRYQHVEVEGFSEDSSLFGFTYRSQTRNSLVGSIGYQAAYDFGSVLPYAKVTLNREFKDDRRSITVESRSISTLAYDVAVAKPDRSYVDLTAGASFKLAESVTGTLGLNARLGEEDRRDYGGFVGVSVGF is encoded by the coding sequence ATGTATCGCGTCAGGATCGCCGCGCTCGCCACCTGCCTGACTGCGCTCTCCGCAGTCCCGGCCGTCGCGGCGGACTATTCCTCCACCATCTTCTTCGGCGACAGCCTGACCGACAGCGGGGCGTTCCAGTCGCTGCTGCCCTTCGGCGGCAAGTTCACCACCAATCCGGGGCCGGTGTGGGCGGAGAACCTTGCCGGCGCGCTCGGTACCTCCGCCACCACGGCGGCGCGGGGCGGTACCGACTATGCGGTCGGCGGCGCGCGGGTGAACACGTCGGTCGGTGTCCCGGCGACCGGCCCGACGGCCCTGGCACCCAGCGTGGCGACGCAGGTCTCCGGCTATCTCGCCTCCACCGGCGGACGGGCGGATCCGAACGCGCTTTACACAGTCTGGGGCGGCGCCAACGACATCTTCGCCGCGCTCAACAACCCGGCGACCGCCCAGGCGACGGTGACGCAGGCGGCCGGCGATCTGGTGACTCAGGTGGCGAGGCTGCGCGCCGCCGGTGCGCGCACCATCCTGGTGCCGACGGTGCCGGACATCGGATCGACCCCGTTCGGGCAGGCGCAGGGCGCGACGGCGGCGGCGCAGATCACGCAGTTGGTCAGCGGCTATAACCAGCTGGTCACGCTGGGTCTGGCGAATGCCGGCGTCTCGGTCATTCCGATCGACACCTATTCGCTGCTGCGGGCTGCGGTGGCGAATCCGGCATCCTTCGGCTTCGCCAACGTGACCGGCACCGCCTGCACCACCAGCAGTTCGCTGCTCTGCACCTCCGCCTCGCTGGTGGCGCCGAACGCGGCGCAGAGCTACCTGTTCGCCGACGGCGTCCACCCGACCACGGCCGGTCATCGCGCGGTGTCGGACTTCGTGCTGAACGCGCTGACCGCCCCCGGCAACGTGGCGCAGCTTGCCGAATCGCCGATCCACACCCGCGACCGGCTGACCGCCACCATCCTCGCCCAGGCGGCGACCAGCCTGTGGAGCCGCAAGCTGGGCACGACCGGCGCCTGGGTCAGCGGCGGAGTCGGCCGGCTGACCAGCGACCGCACCGGCGATCCCGGCATCGGCGGACAGGCGGAAGTGCGCGGCACACCTCTGTCGGTCAGCGTCGGCATCGACAAGCGCTTCACCGAGAACCTGCTGCTCGGCGTGGCCGGCACGGCGTCGCATTACCGCGGCAGCTTCTCCACCGGCGGCGATTACAAGCAGCGGGAGTATGTGCTTAGCGGCTACGGCGTCTACCGCATGGGCGGCGCCTTCGTGAACGGGGTGGGGTCCATTGGTTTCGCCGACTACGACCTGCGGCGCGGCGTGACCATCAACGGCACCGACCATTCCACCGGCGGCAGCACCGAGGGCATCAACGCCTCCATCGGCGCCGAGGGCGGCTATGAGTTCACCATGGGCGGGCTGACCCACGGCCCGGTGCTGGGCCTGCGCTACCAGCATGTGGAGGTGGAGGGCTTCAGCGAGGACAGCAGCCTGTTCGGCTTCACCTATCGCTCGCAGACCCGCAACTCGCTGGTCGGCAGCATCGGCTATCAGGCCGCTTACGATTTCGGCAGCGTCCTGCCCTACGCCAAGGTGACGCTGAACCGGGAGTTCAAGGACGACCGGCGCAGCATCACGGTGGAGAGCCGCAGCATTTCCACGCTCGCCTACGATGTGGCGGTGGCGAAGCCCGACCGCAGCTATGTCGATTTGACCGCCGGCGCCTCCTTCAAGCTGGCGGAGTCGGTCACCGGCACGCTCGGCCTGAATGCCCGGCTGGGTGAGGAGGACCGCCGCGATTACGGTGGGTTTGTCGGCGTCAGCGTCGGATTCTGA
- the secG gene encoding preprotein translocase subunit SecG, which yields MESVILVIHLLIAVGLVGVILIQRSEGGGLGIGGGTMGGMMSTRGTANLLTRTTGILAGCFFATSIVLAILAGGHSRPASIIDTLPASPASPAAPAQPATPAAPAQPAPPVSQ from the coding sequence ATGGAATCGGTGATTCTGGTTATTCACCTGCTGATCGCCGTCGGGCTGGTCGGCGTGATCCTGATCCAGCGGTCGGAAGGCGGCGGACTCGGCATCGGTGGCGGTACCATGGGCGGCATGATGAGCACCCGTGGCACGGCCAACCTGCTGACGCGGACCACCGGCATTCTGGCGGGCTGCTTCTTCGCCACCAGCATCGTGCTGGCGATCCTGGCCGGCGGCCATTCGCGCCCGGCGTCGATCATCGACACGCTGCCGGCCTCTCCGGCCTCTCCGGCGGCTCCGGCCCAGCCGGCGACCCCGGCCGCTCCGGCCCAACCCGCGCCGCCGGTGTCCCAGTAA
- a CDS encoding dienelactone hydrolase family protein has product MSEVMIDAADGGRFSAYVAKPKVTPAGGLVVIQEIFGVNAVMREQCDWYASQGFLAVCPDLFWRQQPGVQLTDKTEAEWNKAFALMNGMDQDKAVEDLKAALAWVRGQGGCTGKAGSVGYCLGGRLAFMMATRSDADANVGYYGVGLDGLLGEADKISKPLLLHIAENDKFSSPDKRDAVVAGVKDNRWVTAKVYPGMDHAFARPGGEHYDQDAADEANRLTVEFFRTHLS; this is encoded by the coding sequence ATGTCCGAGGTGATGATCGATGCCGCCGATGGCGGCCGCTTTTCGGCTTATGTCGCCAAGCCCAAGGTGACGCCCGCCGGCGGTCTGGTGGTGATCCAGGAAATCTTCGGCGTCAACGCGGTGATGCGCGAGCAATGCGACTGGTACGCCTCGCAGGGCTTCCTGGCGGTGTGCCCCGACCTGTTCTGGCGCCAGCAGCCGGGCGTGCAGCTGACCGACAAGACTGAAGCGGAGTGGAACAAGGCCTTCGCCCTGATGAACGGCATGGATCAGGACAAGGCGGTGGAGGACCTGAAGGCAGCGCTCGCCTGGGTGCGTGGGCAGGGCGGCTGCACCGGCAAGGCCGGCAGCGTCGGCTACTGCCTGGGCGGCCGGCTGGCCTTCATGATGGCGACGCGGTCGGACGCTGACGCCAATGTCGGCTATTACGGCGTCGGGCTGGATGGCCTGCTGGGCGAGGCGGACAAGATTTCCAAGCCGCTGCTTCTGCACATCGCGGAGAACGACAAGTTCTCCAGCCCCGACAAGCGCGACGCGGTGGTGGCCGGTGTGAAGGACAACAGGTGGGTGACCGCCAAGGTCTATCCCGGCATGGACCACGCCTTCGCCCGGCCGGGCGGCGAGCATTACGACCAGGACGCCGCCGACGAGGCGAACCGGCTGACGGTGGAGTTCTTCCGCACGCATCTGTCCTGA
- a CDS encoding DUF192 domain-containing protein, with protein MALLLLVVAFPAMALESFQKSKLTIETSGGGKFRFDVELALTPGQQAQGLMFRQSMPADAGMLFVYDRVQPASFWMKNTLIPLDMLFIAADGRIVNIHERAVPESLDSVDSDGPVKAILELNGGMASRLGIRPGDRVVSPDIAKP; from the coding sequence GTGGCGCTCCTGCTGCTGGTGGTCGCCTTCCCGGCGATGGCGCTGGAGAGCTTTCAGAAATCCAAGCTGACCATCGAGACGTCGGGCGGCGGCAAGTTCCGCTTCGACGTCGAACTGGCGCTGACGCCCGGCCAGCAGGCCCAGGGTCTGATGTTCCGCCAGTCGATGCCGGCCGACGCCGGGATGCTGTTCGTCTACGACCGGGTGCAGCCGGCCAGTTTCTGGATGAAGAACACGCTGATCCCGCTCGACATGCTGTTCATCGCCGCCGACGGCCGCATCGTGAACATCCACGAGCGCGCGGTGCCGGAATCGCTGGACTCGGTCGATTCCGACGGGCCGGTGAAGGCGATCCTGGAGCTGAACGGCGGCATGGCCTCGCGGCTGGGCATCCGTCCCGGCGACCGCGTGGTGTCTCCCGACATCGCCAAGCCCTGA
- the tpiA gene encoding triose-phosphate isomerase — MTANRKLIAGNWKMNGLKADGLDLASDLAGRLKGAGPVVFDMLVCPPFPLLFPVGEAIADSPLALGGQDCAPKTSGAHTGDVAPTMLKDAGCRFVILGHSERRADHGESDAVVNAKAVAAHKEGLVAIICVGETEAQRDAGQANAVVSGQLAGSIPAGATAENTVIAYEPVWAIGTGKTATPDDVKAMHAHIRAELDGKIAESAKVRILYGGSVKPNNAAELMAVENVDGALVGGAALKADDFWAIATACR; from the coding sequence ATGACCGCCAACCGGAAGCTGATCGCCGGAAACTGGAAGATGAACGGGTTGAAGGCCGACGGGCTGGATCTCGCCTCCGACCTCGCCGGTCGGCTGAAGGGCGCCGGCCCGGTCGTTTTCGACATGCTGGTCTGCCCGCCCTTCCCGCTGCTGTTTCCGGTGGGAGAGGCGATTGCCGACAGCCCGCTGGCGCTGGGCGGCCAGGATTGCGCGCCCAAGACCTCCGGCGCCCATACCGGCGACGTGGCGCCGACCATGCTGAAGGATGCCGGCTGCCGCTTCGTCATCCTCGGCCATTCGGAGCGCCGCGCCGACCATGGCGAGAGCGACGCCGTGGTCAACGCCAAGGCGGTCGCCGCCCACAAGGAAGGCCTCGTCGCCATCATCTGCGTCGGCGAGACCGAGGCGCAGCGTGACGCCGGTCAGGCGAACGCCGTGGTGTCGGGCCAGCTCGCCGGCTCCATCCCCGCCGGCGCGACGGCCGAGAACACCGTCATCGCCTATGAGCCGGTCTGGGCCATCGGCACCGGCAAGACCGCGACTCCGGACGATGTGAAGGCGATGCACGCCCACATCCGCGCCGAGCTGGACGGCAAGATTGCCGAGTCCGCCAAGGTCCGCATCCTCTATGGCGGTTCGGTCAAGCCGAACAACGCGGCGGAGCTGATGGCGGTGGAGAATGTCGACGGCGCGCTGGTCGGCGGCGCGGCCCTGAAGGCCGACGATTTCTGGGCCATCGCCACCGCCTGCCGCTGA